In Methanophagales archaeon, one DNA window encodes the following:
- a CDS encoding pyridoxal phosphate-dependent aminotransferase gives MTMSEKRFASRIAGIEISGIRRAFEAASADFINLGLGEPDFDTPEHIKTAAIQALKSGFTSYTFNKGIPELRDAISDKLLRQNHFSVSPDEIIVTSGASEALHIAILSVVERGDEVLIPNPGFVSYPPLTRLADARPVGVPLNDSDDYTISIEALKERITARTKALIINSPANPTGAVEPESNIKAIAELASDHHMTIISDEVYEHLVYDGAKHISPARFYDGVITVNAVSKTYAMTGFRLGYVAANKEYIEQMLKVHQYIQACASSISQKAALAAITGPQDCIVEMKNEFKRRRDFLVSALRSMGIRFPVPKGAFYLFPEVNDEYDFVERLRRRRVILTPGSAFGTRGSNHVRISYAANFDLLRQAIAIMREINEIPPGSI, from the coding sequence ATGACAATGTCAGAAAAGAGATTTGCATCCCGTATAGCGGGGATAGAGATATCGGGTATAAGACGTGCTTTTGAAGCAGCATCTGCTGATTTCATCAATCTTGGACTCGGCGAGCCTGATTTTGATACACCTGAGCATATAAAAACAGCCGCTATTCAGGCACTCAAATCCGGATTCACCAGTTATACCTTCAATAAGGGTATACCAGAGCTGCGTGATGCGATAAGTGATAAGTTGCTGCGGCAAAATCACTTCTCGGTCAGTCCCGATGAGATAATCGTCACCTCTGGTGCGAGTGAGGCACTGCATATCGCCATCCTTTCGGTGGTGGAGAGAGGGGATGAAGTACTGATCCCGAATCCGGGTTTTGTATCCTACCCGCCATTAACAAGGTTAGCCGATGCGAGACCGGTTGGAGTGCCACTGAATGATAGTGATGACTATACAATTTCAATAGAAGCATTGAAGGAGCGAATCACAGCCAGGACGAAAGCACTCATTATAAACTCGCCAGCGAATCCTACTGGCGCAGTAGAGCCCGAATCAAATATAAAAGCAATCGCAGAGCTCGCCTCTGACCATCACATGACCATCATCTCTGACGAGGTCTATGAGCATCTTGTATATGATGGAGCGAAGCATATAAGCCCGGCGAGGTTCTATGATGGCGTCATCACCGTGAATGCTGTATCCAAGACGTACGCGATGACAGGATTCCGGCTGGGTTATGTCGCTGCGAATAAGGAATACATAGAGCAGATGTTGAAGGTGCACCAGTATATACAGGCATGTGCATCTTCAATCTCGCAGAAAGCCGCTCTTGCTGCTATCACAGGTCCTCAGGATTGCATAGTAGAGATGAAAAACGAGTTCAAGAGGAGGCGAGACTTCCTTGTCTCTGCTCTTCGTTCAATGGGTATCCGGTTCCCGGTTCCAAAAGGCGCTTTCTATCTCTTCCCTGAGGTGAATGACGAGTATGATTTCGTTGAACGGCTCAGACGCAGGCGCGTGATACTTACGCCAGGCTCTGCTTTCGGCACTCGTGGCAGCAACCATGTAAGGATATCATACGCTGCAAATTTCGATCTCCTCCGTCAGGCTATTGCAATAATGAGAGAGATAAATGAAATTCCGCCTGGTAGTATTTAA